Genomic window (Oryza sativa Japonica Group chromosome 3, ASM3414082v1):
GCCGGGCAGTCCCCGCGGTGGCAGGCGCAGACGCTGCGCCGGCCAAGCAGCTACGTCGGCGTCGAGCACGACGAGCcggcggacgccgccgccgccgccgcgctggcgcCGTTCCAGCCGCTGACGCTCGACTTCCTGCGGTCGCTCCTGGACAGGAACGCTGCCGTGGCGGCCGaccagggcggcggcgcggacgtcgcgccgccgccgccgccgctgcacgcgCTGCGGGTGGTGGTGTCGTCCGCCGTGGAGCTCGACGCGCGCCAGACCGAGCTCATCGCCCGCAAGATGCGCCGGATCACCGGGTTCGCGAGCCTCACCATCGAGAACGTCGTCGACCCGTCGCTGATCGCCGGCTTCGTCGTCTGCTACGGCCCCGGCGAGTCCCACGTCATCGACCTCAGCGTCAAGGGCAAGCTCGCCATGCTCAAGAACCGCGTCGACTCCTTCGACCAGACCATCGCCCACCCGCACCAATAgttccacacacacacacagcacattagcgccgtccgccgccggcggctcgcCGGACTATATCCAAGTATAGCTCCGCCGTAAACCCAGTAACCATATCCCATGCTGAACTCTACAGAAGAACAACACCGACGACGCGCCGTCGCCAACAACAGTTTTTCCTATCTATTGTTGTTGCCAATCGTGAGACGCTAGCTACTCGATATGGTTCAGCTGAGCCATATATTGTACTGGTAATATTCCCTTGTTCTTGCAGTATATTTTTGGCGGAAATTAAACAGCGGGTTCTCTATGCTGTTGCAAGGTTGCGGTTTGTATGCGGAATTCGGGAGTCACAGCTCTGTAAAATGTTAGAGCAGAGACTGATGTGAGGAAGCACAGGAGTTGTATAACAGACATGACTATTTTCAAATGAGAACATGTATCAGCATCTAGCCAGTAACTGCGCCATGAAATTCAGCTAGTTTTATGTGTGCTCAGATAATCAGTGTTCTACAATGATTAGCGATTAATGCTCAGTTTTATCTATGTTCAGGTAATTCAGTACATTATAAAAAGGATAGTGAGTTCAGCACAATCTACAATAACAAGTGAATTCAGCACATTCTACACTGATGAGCGAATTACAGATCATACACGCGGGCACACGGCATCAGATTTTGTTTTAGTGATGTGTCACACTTATTCCAGAGCAAGATCTGAAGCTTACAAGTTCACCAATGGAATATAAATCGGCAGATATGTATATTAGGATCAGAGTGAAGCTTAGCTGCGGTGGCCGTGGGCGACGATCACGCACGGCGCTGCAGGGCTTCGTAGAGATTCTTGAGCGCCTTGTCGTAGGAGACGAACCCCATGAACCAGAACTCGTGGTTGTCCGTCGTCATGATCTGGATGTACCTCTCGCCCCTGTTCGTCATGCTGGCGGATGGGTTCACCGATTTCACTTGGTTCAGGGGAAGCACTACCTGCAAATCATCAAAATCTTCCAGGTGATCAATTCGTCGAACAGGTGACATCCATAGATGAAAAATTGACTAAACTGAAGCTATGAAAAATGTAGTTGCCTTGTAGATGGCCTCAGGAGGGTGAgctggggcggcgccggcgacagcgacggcggggGCGTGGTAGGATATGGGGCTGTCACTGCAGAAGGCGAGGCGGGCCGTGGAGATGTAGAGCGTGCCGATGACGGggccggaggaggtggagaggtAGCACGCGTAGGCCTTGCGCAGCTGCTCCCCCGGCACGACGCCGAACGCCTGCGTGAACACCCTGTCGTGGCCGCCCTCCGCGTACACCTTCGTCCCCTGCGccagcctcgccaccgccgcgtccgccatGTTCGGCGCCGTCCGAACTGCACGCACAACGCATCAGTCACCCGCGTCGCGCGCGAACGGATTGGGAGAGAGGGGATCGGTGGGTGCGCACGGTGGTGCCAGATGTTGCCGGTGGTGTCGGCGGCCTTGCGGGTGCCGTCCTCCAGCTTCCTGCCGTACCGCTCCAGCGCCTTCCTTAGTGCTgcacggtcgccgccgccggccggccaccggaGCGAGACGAGACGTTAGCTCGCGCGTGCaaacacaggaaaaaaaaaaaagcagagatCAGAGAAAGGAAGCTCGACACGCACACTGGCAGGTGGAGGGGGACGCGCTGGCCGGGGTGACGATCACGTAGGGGTTCCCCACGCCGTTGCTGACCGgagtgacggcgacgg
Coding sequences:
- the LOC4334032 gene encoding uncharacterized protein, giving the protein MNILNQPINPGGHPAFPAARETGQLMPASVRFDGLSTQQSTAAAVGRAHAGQSPRWQAQTLRRPSSYVGVEHDEPADAAAAAALAPFQPLTLDFLRSLLDRNAAVAADQGGGADVAPPPPPLHALRVVVSSAVELDARQTELIARKMRRITGFASLTIENVVDPSLIAGFVVCYGPGESHVIDLSVKGKLAMLKNRVDSFDQTIAHPHQ
- the LOC4334033 gene encoding GEM-like protein 1, with the protein product MATSWAAPPPGYPYAQGQGGAQPPHPPQSTAVAVTPVSNGVGNPYVIVTPASASPSTCQSLRKALERYGRKLEDGTRKAADTTGNIWHHLRTAPNMADAAVARLAQGTKVYAEGGHDRVFTQAFGVVPGEQLRKAYACYLSTSSGPVIGTLYISTARLAFCSDSPISYHAPAVAVAGAAPAHPPEAIYKVVLPLNQVKSVNPSASMTNRGERYIQIMTTDNHEFWFMGFVSYDKALKNLYEALQRRA